Proteins encoded together in one Staphylococcus aureus window:
- a CDS encoding fructose-specific PTS transporter subunit EIIC, whose translation MRVTELLTKDTIAMDLMANDKNGVIDELVNQLDKAGKLSDVASFKEAIHNRESQSTTGIGEGIAIPHAKVAAVKSPAIAFGKSKAGVDYQSLDMQPAHLFFMIAAPEGGAQTHLDALAKLSGILMDENVREKLLHASSPEEVLAIIDEADDEVTKEEEAEAEAQQVATAEQSSKQSNEPYVLAVTACPTGIAHTYMARDALKKQADKMGIKIKVETNGSSGIKNHLTEQDIENATGIIVAADVHVETDRFDGKNVVEVPVADGIKRPEELINKALDTSRKPFVARDGQRKGNSNDSQEKLSPGKAFYKHLMNGVSNMLPLVISGGILMAIVFLFGANSFNPKSSEYNAFAEQLWNIGSKSAFALIIPILSGFIARSIADKPGFASGLVGGMLAISGGSGFIGGIIAGFLAGYLTQGVKAMTRKLPQALEGLKPTLIYPLLTVTATGLLMIYAFNPPASWLNHLLLDGLNNLSGSNIVLLGLVIGAMMAIDMGGPFNKAAYVFATGALIEGNAAPITAAMIGGMIPPLAIATAMLIFRRKFTKEQRGSIIPNYVMGMSFITEGAIPFAAADPLRVIPSMMIGSGIGGAIALGLGSRITAPHGGIIVIVGTDGAHLLQTLIALLVGTLVSALIYGLIKPKLTETEIEASKSMDE comes from the coding sequence ATGAGAGTAACAGAGTTATTAACAAAAGATACAATAGCAATGGATTTAATGGCAAATGACAAAAATGGTGTTATTGATGAGTTAGTAAATCAATTAGACAAAGCAGGTAAATTAAGTGATGTCGCGTCATTTAAGGAAGCGATTCACAATCGAGAATCACAAAGTACAACTGGTATCGGCGAAGGTATTGCCATTCCACATGCCAAAGTGGCCGCAGTTAAGTCACCAGCTATTGCGTTTGGTAAATCTAAAGCAGGCGTAGATTATCAAAGTTTGGATATGCAACCAGCACACTTATTCTTTATGATTGCAGCGCCAGAAGGTGGCGCCCAAACACATCTAGATGCTTTAGCTAAGTTGTCTGGTATTTTAATGGATGAAAATGTACGTGAGAAATTATTACATGCTTCATCACCTGAAGAAGTACTAGCGATCATAGATGAGGCTGATGATGAAGTGACAAAAGAAGAAGAGGCAGAAGCTGAAGCACAACAAGTTGCAACTGCAGAACAATCATCTAAACAATCTAATGAGCCATATGTGTTAGCAGTAACTGCTTGTCCAACAGGTATTGCACACACATATATGGCACGTGATGCATTGAAAAAGCAAGCGGATAAAATGGGTATTAAAATTAAAGTAGAAACGAATGGTTCAAGCGGCATTAAAAACCATTTAACTGAACAAGATATTGAAAATGCAACAGGTATCATTGTTGCTGCTGATGTTCATGTTGAGACGGATCGCTTCGATGGTAAAAATGTCGTAGAAGTACCAGTAGCAGATGGTATTAAACGCCCAGAAGAATTAATTAATAAAGCATTAGATACAAGTCGTAAACCTTTTGTTGCCCGTGATGGTCAAAGAAAAGGTAACTCAAATGACAGTCAAGAAAAATTAAGCCCAGGTAAAGCATTCTATAAACACTTAATGAACGGTGTTTCTAACATGTTGCCACTTGTAATATCTGGTGGTATTTTAATGGCAATTGTATTTTTATTTGGAGCAAATTCATTTAATCCAAAAAGCTCAGAGTACAATGCGTTTGCAGAGCAGCTTTGGAACATTGGTAGTAAAAGTGCATTCGCGTTAATCATTCCAATTTTATCTGGATTCATTGCACGTAGTATTGCGGATAAACCTGGTTTCGCTTCAGGTCTTGTAGGTGGTATGTTAGCAATTTCAGGTGGTTCAGGATTTATTGGTGGTATTATTGCAGGTTTCTTAGCAGGTTACTTAACACAAGGTGTTAAAGCCATGACACGTAAGTTACCACAAGCATTAGAGGGATTAAAGCCAACATTAATTTATCCACTATTAACAGTGACGGCTACAGGCTTATTGATGATTTATGCCTTTAATCCACCAGCATCTTGGTTAAATCATTTGTTATTAGATGGATTAAACAATTTATCAGGTTCTAATATTGTATTATTAGGTTTAGTTATTGGCGCTATGATGGCGATTGATATGGGCGGTCCATTCAACAAAGCGGCATATGTTTTTGCAACAGGTGCGTTGATTGAAGGTAATGCAGCACCAATTACAGCTGCAATGATTGGTGGTATGATTCCACCGTTAGCAATTGCGACAGCGATGTTAATTTTTAGACGTAAATTTACAAAAGAACAACGTGGTTCAATTATCCCTAACTATGTGATGGGTATGTCATTTATTACAGAAGGTGCGATTCCATTTGCAGCTGCCGATCCATTACGTGTTATTCCTTCAATGATGATTGGTTCAGGTATAGGTGGCGCAATTGCTTTAGGCTTAGGTTCACGAATTACTGCGCCACATGGTGGTATTATTGTAATTGTTGGTACTGATGGTGCACACTTACTTCAAACTCTTATTGCACTTCTAGTTGGCACATTAGTTTCAGCATTAATTTACGGTTTAATCAAACCAAAGTTAACTGAAACAGAAATCGAAGCTTCAAAATCAATGGACGAGTAG
- the nagA gene encoding N-acetylglucosamine-6-phosphate deacetylase: MSELIIYNGKVYTEDGKIDNGYIHVKDGQIVAIGEVDDKAAIDNDTTNKIQVIDAKGHHVLPGFIDIHIHGGYGQDAMDGSYDGLKYLSENLLSEGTTSYLATTMTQSTDKIDNALTNIAKYEAEQDVHNAAEIVGIHLEGPFISENKVGAQHPQYVVRPFIDKIKHFQETANGLIKIMTFAPEIEGAKEALETYKDDIIFSIGHTVATYEEAVEAVERGAKHVTHLYNAATPFQHREPGVFGAAWLNDALHTEMIVDGTHSHPASVAIAYRMKGNERFYLITDAMRAKGMPEGEYDLGGQKVTVQSQQARLANGALAGSILKMNHGLRNLISFTGDTLDHLWRVTSLNQAIALGIDDRKGSIKVNKDADLVILDDDMNVKSTIKQGKVHTFS, from the coding sequence GTGTCAGAATTAATTATATATAACGGCAAAGTTTATACTGAAGATGGCAAAATCGATAATGGTTACATTCATGTGAAAGATGGACAGATTGTTGCAATTGGAGAAGTGGATGATAAAGCAGCAATTGATAATGATACGACAAATAAAATTCAAGTGATTGATGCTAAAGGTCATCATGTATTACCAGGTTTTATTGATATACATATTCATGGTGGTTATGGTCAAGATGCAATGGATGGGTCATACGATGGCTTAAAATATCTATCCGAAAATTTGTTGTCTGAAGGGACGACATCATACTTGGCCACTACAATGACGCAATCGACTGATAAAATAGATAATGCACTTACAAATATTGCTAAATATGAAGCGGAGCAAGATGTTCACAATGCAGCGGAAATTGTAGGTATACATTTAGAAGGACCATTTATATCTGAAAATAAAGTTGGTGCTCAACATCCGCAATACGTTGTACGCCCATTTATCGATAAGATTAAACATTTTCAAGAGACTGCTAACGGATTAATAAAGATTATGACGTTTGCACCTGAAATTGAAGGTGCAAAAGAAGCGCTTGAAACGTATAAAGATGACATTATTTTTTCAATTGGTCATACAGTAGCAACATACGAAGAAGCAGTTGAAGCTGTTGAGCGAGGAGCTAAACATGTCACGCATTTATATAATGCAGCGACGCCATTCCAACATAGAGAACCAGGTGTTTTTGGAGCAGCATGGTTGAATGATGCTCTACATACCGAAATGATTGTTGATGGCACTCATTCTCATCCGGCATCGGTTGCAATTGCTTACCGTATGAAAGGTAATGAACGTTTTTATTTAATTACCGATGCAATGCGTGCAAAAGGTATGCCTGAAGGAGAATATGATTTGGGTGGACAAAAAGTAACTGTTCAATCGCAACAAGCACGTCTTGCAAATGGTGCGCTTGCTGGTAGTATTTTAAAAATGAATCATGGGTTACGTAACTTAATATCATTTACAGGTGATACATTAGATCATTTATGGCGAGTAACAAGTTTAAATCAAGCCATTGCATTAGGTATCGATGATAGAAAAGGTAGTATTAAAGTAAATAAGGATGCAGATCTTGTTATTCTAGATGATGATATGAATGTAAAATCTACAATAAAACAAGGCAAGGTTCACACATTTAGCTAA
- a CDS encoding hemolysin family protein gives METSTIISLIIFILLIALTTVFVGSEFALVKIRATRIEQLADEGNKPAKIVKKMIANLDYYLSACQLGITVTSLGLGWLGEPTFEKLLHPIFEAINLPTALTTTISFAVSFIIVTYLHVVLGELAPKSIAIQHTEKLALVYARPLFYFGNIMKPLIWLMNGSARVIIRMFGVNPDAQTDAMSEEEIKIIINNSYNGGEINQTELAYMQNIFSFDERHAKDIMVPRTQMITLNEPFNVDELLETIKEHQFTRYPITDDGDKDHIKGFINVKEFLTEYASGKTIKIANYIHELPMISETTRISDALIRMQREHVHMSLIIDEYGGTAGILTMEDILEEIVGEIRDEFDDDEVNDIVKIDNKTFQVNGRVLLDDLTEEFGIEFDDSEDIDTIGGWLQSRNTNLQKDDYVDTTYDRWVVSEIDNHQIIWVILNYEFNEARPTIGQSDEDEKSE, from the coding sequence TTGGAAACTTCGACCATAATTAGTTTGATTATATTTATTCTATTAATTGCATTAACCACTGTATTTGTTGGTTCAGAATTTGCATTAGTAAAAATTAGAGCAACAAGAATTGAACAGCTAGCAGATGAAGGAAATAAACCTGCTAAAATAGTAAAAAAGATGATTGCTAATCTAGATTATTATCTTTCTGCTTGTCAGTTAGGTATAACAGTAACATCTTTAGGGTTAGGTTGGCTTGGTGAACCAACGTTTGAAAAGCTATTACACCCAATATTTGAAGCAATCAATTTACCAACTGCATTAACGACGACGATTTCGTTTGCAGTGTCATTTATAATCGTTACGTATTTGCATGTAGTACTTGGTGAATTAGCGCCTAAATCTATAGCTATTCAACATACTGAAAAGCTTGCTTTAGTATATGCAAGACCATTGTTCTATTTCGGTAACATTATGAAACCATTGATTTGGCTGATGAATGGTTCTGCACGTGTTATTATTAGAATGTTTGGTGTAAATCCTGATGCCCAAACTGATGCAATGTCAGAAGAAGAAATCAAAATTATTATTAACAATAGTTATAATGGTGGAGAAATCAACCAAACTGAATTGGCATATATGCAAAATATCTTTTCATTCGATGAAAGACATGCAAAAGATATAATGGTACCTAGAACTCAAATGATTACACTAAATGAACCTTTTAATGTAGACGAATTACTAGAAACAATAAAAGAACATCAATTTACGCGTTATCCAATTACTGATGATGGTGATAAAGACCACATTAAAGGATTTATTAACGTCAAAGAATTTTTAACTGAATACGCTTCTGGAAAAACGATTAAAATAGCAAACTATATACATGAGTTGCCAATGATTTCAGAGACAACACGTATCAGTGATGCATTAATTAGAATGCAACGTGAACATGTACATATGAGTCTTATTATAGATGAATATGGTGGAACGGCAGGTATTTTAACGATGGAAGATATTTTAGAAGAAATCGTTGGAGAAATTCGTGATGAATTTGATGATGATGAAGTGAATGATATCGTTAAAATTGATAATAAGACATTCCAAGTAAATGGCAGAGTACTATTGGATGATTTAACTGAAGAGTTCGGTATAGAATTTGATGACTCTGAGGATATTGATACGATAGGTGGATGGTTACAATCTCGTAATACCAATTTACAAAAAGATGATTACGTGGATACAACTTATGATCGCTGGGTTGTTTCAGAAATCGATAACCACCAAATTATTTGGGTGATATTAAACTATGAATTTAATGAAGCGAGACCTACTATCGGACAGTCTGATGAAGATGAAAAATCAGAATAG
- a CDS encoding aldo/keto reductase, whose protein sequence is MLNEIQILNNGYPMPSVGLGVYKISDEDMTKVVNAAIDAGYRAFDTAYFYDNEASLGRALKDNGVDREDLFITTKLWNDYQGYEKTFEYFNKSIENLQTDYLDLFLIHWPCEADGLFLETYKAMEELYEQGKVKAIGVCNFNVHHLEKLMAQSSIKPMVNQIEVHPYFNQQELQEFCDRHDIKVTAWMPLMRNRGLLDDPVIVKIAEKYHKTPAQVVLRWHLAHNRIIIPKSQTPKRIQENIDILDFNLELTEVAEIDALNRNARQGKNPDDVKIGDLK, encoded by the coding sequence ATGTTGAATGAGATACAAATATTAAATAATGGATACCCGATGCCTTCAGTTGGGTTAGGTGTTTATAAAATCTCTGACGAAGATATGACTAAAGTTGTAAATGCTGCAATTGACGCAGGCTATAGAGCGTTTGATACAGCATACTTTTATGATAATGAGGCTTCACTAGGACGAGCATTAAAGGATAATGGCGTCGATAGAGAAGATTTGTTTATAACAACGAAGTTATGGAATGACTATCAAGGTTATGAGAAAACATTCGAATATTTCAACAAATCGATTGAAAATTTACAAACTGATTATCTTGATTTATTTCTAATACATTGGCCTTGTGAAGCAGATGGTCTATTTTTAGAAACATATAAAGCTATGGAAGAACTTTACGAGCAAGGTAAGGTAAAAGCAATAGGTGTATGTAATTTTAATGTTCATCATCTAGAAAAATTAATGGCTCAATCAAGTATCAAACCAATGGTGAATCAAATTGAGGTACATCCATATTTTAACCAACAAGAATTACAAGAATTTTGTGATCGTCACGATATTAAAGTGACTGCATGGATGCCTTTGATGAGAAATAGAGGACTACTAGACGACCCTGTCATTGTTAAAATTGCTGAAAAATATCATAAAACACCAGCACAAGTTGTATTACGTTGGCATTTAGCACACAATAGAATTATTATTCCAAAATCTCAGACACCTAAACGCATTCAAGAAAATATAGATATTTTAGATTTTAATTTAGAATTAACAGAAGTAGCTGAAATTGATGCTTTAAATAGAAATGCAAGACAAGGTAAAAATCCAGATGATGTGAAAATTGGGGATTTAAAATAA
- the csbB gene encoding lipoteichoic acid-specific glycosylation protein CsbB: MKIRVVIPCFNEGEVITQTHQQLTEILSQDSSVKGYDYNMLFIDDGSTDTTIDEMQHLATIDRHVSFISFSRNFGKEAAMIAGYQHSTEFDAVIMIDCDLQHPPEYIPKMVEGFMEGYDQVIAKRDRSGENFSRKTLSHLYYKLVNCFVEEVQFDDGVGDFRLLSQRAVKSIASLEEYNRFSKGLFEWIGYNTKVFTYQNVERQKGESKWSFKKLFNYGIDGLISFNSKPLRMMIYLGLFIFSISVLYIIYLFINIMISGVNIPGYFSTIAAILLLGGIQLISIGVVGEYIGRIYYEVKARPKYIIQATNLSSLENDEKDTHKVYSK, translated from the coding sequence ATGAAAATTAGAGTCGTCATTCCTTGTTTTAATGAAGGGGAAGTCATTACACAAACACATCAACAATTAACTGAAATACTTTCACAAGATAGTAGTGTGAAAGGCTATGATTATAATATGCTTTTCATAGATGATGGTAGTACGGATACCACTATAGATGAAATGCAACATCTTGCCACAATAGATAGGCATGTCAGCTTTATTTCTTTTAGTAGAAATTTTGGAAAAGAAGCAGCTATGATTGCAGGTTACCAGCATAGTACTGAATTTGATGCAGTCATCATGATAGATTGTGATTTGCAACATCCACCTGAATATATTCCGAAAATGGTTGAAGGTTTTATGGAAGGCTATGATCAAGTGATTGCAAAGCGTGATAGAAGTGGTGAAAATTTTAGTCGCAAAACATTAAGCCATTTGTATTATAAGTTAGTTAATTGCTTTGTAGAAGAAGTACAATTTGATGATGGTGTTGGTGATTTTAGACTTTTAAGCCAAAGAGCTGTTAAATCCATTGCATCACTTGAAGAATATAATCGATTTTCAAAAGGGTTATTTGAATGGATAGGCTATAATACTAAAGTGTTTACGTATCAAAATGTTGAGAGACAAAAAGGGGAATCTAAGTGGTCCTTTAAAAAGTTATTTAATTATGGTATTGATGGATTGATTTCCTTTAATAGTAAACCTTTGAGAATGATGATTTATCTTGGCTTGTTTATCTTTTCAATAAGCGTGTTATATATTATCTATTTATTCATCAATATTATGATATCTGGTGTTAATATTCCGGGATATTTTTCAACGATTGCAGCTATTTTATTATTAGGCGGCATACAGTTAATTTCAATTGGTGTTGTAGGTGAATATATTGGCAGGATATATTATGAAGTTAAGGCACGTCCTAAATATATTATTCAAGCTACAAATCTTTCAAGTCTTGAAAATGATGAGAAGGATACCCATAAAGTTTATTCTAAATAA